TCAGCAGATACAAGTTCAAATCAGAGAAGTTGTCCTCCTTTATAGGCACATGTCTGAACTGAGTCTGGACATCAGCTGTGGTTTCAACCACCATCRCATCAATAGAAACAGTGGCTGATAGAGAAGGTTCTCCATTATCAGAAACTAACACCACCAAAGGATGAGTTTTTAGGTCATTGTCACTCATTCTCCTCTTGGTCCTGATTTCTCCGGTGCTGGTTCCGATCCTGAACAGGTTGTTCCCTTTTGACTCAGACAGGTGATAAGAAAGCAGCGCATTGTATCCAGAATCTGCGTCCACAGCCCTGATCTTTGCTACAAAGTATCCCGGTTCAGCAGAATAAGGTATGGTCTCACTGTTAACAGAGCCGTGTTCAGAATAAGGAGATAAAATAGTTGGATTATTATCATTCTCGTCGAGGATTAAAACATTAACAGTCACGTTGCTGCTGAGCGGAGGGACACCAGAGTCTGTAGCCTGaactttaaattgaaatgtttttaactccTCGTAGTTAAACGACTGTAGATTTGTAATGTCTCCTGTATTTGAGTTAACTGTTATCATAGAACTAATCTGCGTATTCTTTGGATAATTAAGTAAGCTGTACGCTGATTTGGCATTTTCATCTGAATCTGAATCAAACGTAGTTAACCTATGAATCGTTGTTCCAGTTTGGATGTTCTCTTTTACAAATACGTTTATTTGAGAATCAGGGAATCGAGGAGGATTGTCGTTTACATCAGAAACCTCAAGGACGATGACAGCTGTTGTAGAGAGTTCAGGAGATCCCTCATCCGTTGCTTCAATTGATATattatatttggaaatattttctctgtcGAGTGGTGCATCGACCAACAAAGAATAGTAATTTttataattagattttaatttaaatggaaCAGAACCTGTTATCTTACAAtgtatttgaccatttttgccTCTGTCTCTATCGGTGACTGTCACCATCGCAACAGCCGTGGCTATTTCAGCGTCCTCCTTTATTGGGCTCATCAGGGATGACACCAATATTTCTGGAGCGTTATCGTTGACATCAATCACTTCGACTAAAACTTTGCTATGCGCACTCCGGGGTGTACTTCCTTTGTCTCGTGCTTGAACACGAATTTCAAATGCTCGGTTTTCCTCATAATCAATGCTGCCTTTAACTGTAATCTCTCCGCTGTGGTTATTAAgggaaaatatttcttctgGATTTAAACGCGCCCCCTctgtaaaagaataaattatcTGACCATTGACACCCTCGCCTAATCAGTGGCACTCAATGTTAATAAAGCTGTGCCCACATTTGCATTTTCCGTCACTTGCACTTTGTAAAGAGGCTTACTAAATACGGGCGAATTGTCATTTACGtccaaaatgttcacttttatcTGTAAAGTTCCTGCTTTCGGGGGTTTTCCGCCATCGACTGCAGTCAGAATCAGCTCGATCACGGGCTCTTTTTCTCGATCTAATGCTTTTTGCAGTACTAATTCAGCAGAGACACTCTGGTCACCAGCGCTTTGTATATCTAATGAGAAATACTCATTTGTGTTGAGCTTGTACGTCTTCACCGAATTAGGTCCCACATCCGCATCATGAGCCACTGGGAGTGGATGTCTCTCCCCGACATACGAAGCTTCAGAAATATCAACTGTAATCGCTTCCTCGAGAAAAAAGGGAGCGTTGTCATTAATGTCATTTATCAAGACCTCGATTCGATGGAGGCTGCGAGGGTTGCTCAATATGGCCTcgatgtttaaaaaacattttgccagATTCGGACAGAGCTCCTCCCGGTCTATCCTTTCGCAGACGAAAATTACTCCGGATTCACGATTTATGTCGAAATACCGTTTTTTGTACCCAGATGCCATTTGGAGGTCcgtgttctgcagctgctgcacacTGAGGTTTAAGTCCTTCGCAACGTTTCCAACCACTCTGCCTTTGTCCGCCT
This DNA window, taken from Poecilia reticulata strain Guanapo unplaced genomic scaffold, Guppy_female_1.0+MT scaffold_1378, whole genome shotgun sequence, encodes the following:
- the LOC108166082 gene encoding protocadherin gamma-C3-like; translated protein: MAARTRWDNMWSLIFIFCCFCDRSVAQISYTISEEADKGRVVGNVAKDLNLSVQQLQNTDLQMASGYKKRYFDINRESGVIFVCERIDREELCPNLAKCFLNIEAILSNPRSLHRIEVLINDINDNAPFFLEEAITVDISEASYVGERHPLPVAHDADVGPNSVKTYKLNTNEYFSLDIQSAGDQSVSAELVLQKALDREKEPVIELILTAVDGGKPPKAGTLQIKVNILDVNDNSPVFSKPLYKVQVTENANVGTALLTLSATD